The Opitutales bacterium ASA1 genome window below encodes:
- a CDS encoding glycoside hydrolase family 2 TIM barrel-domain containing protein — MSALDLAPRRLPSLRASLSPSVFAHALAVASLVYPTGAYATPPDWENEQVFQIGREPARATFVPFDTTENALRGDRTRSPWFLSLDGTWKFHWVPAPEARPLDFHAPEFDDSSWADIPVPSNWEMHGYGTPIYISAGFPFKIDPPRVTATPPEDWTAFHERNPVGSYRRTFDVPASWDGRRTYLHFAGVQSAFYVWVNGTRVGYSQGSMEPAEFDVTEWVRPGRNHVAVEVYRWCDGSYLEDQDMWRFSGIFREVFLYSTAAVRIADFAVRTELDADYRDAVLQIKPELAAYDGSDLAGWSLQAQLHDATGVPVFDSPLRQDAEPVLNRDRRAAVMNDRVPQRGPAKFAWMEGAVTAPAKWTAETPHLYTLVLTLHDPAGALVEAVRTRVGFRELEIREGRFLVNGRPVRLRGVNRHEHDPATAHALSLERMVEDIRLMKQANINAVRTAHYPNDTRWYDLCDEYGLYVMDEADIESHGIRGELASDPRWHAQFLDRIVRMAERDKNHPSVVFWSLGNEAGWGPNFAAASAWLKEFDPTRPVHYEGAQGTPRDPLGVDVISRFYPRVLQDYLNPGIPEGSIEERAENARWERLLHHTMIAGETRPVMTSEYAHAMGNAIGNLQEYWDEIYWHPHMLGGFIWDWVDQALYRTAPDGTRWFAYGGDFGDKPNSRAFALNGVVFADRTLPPKYWEVKKVYQPAYIEWRRAQPGEVVIRITNRNHHLDLSAFDVRWSVTSDGRVLQQGTLPAIEGAPDKAVEVSLPVAAIADPIVGADYWLRVSLHKRDSLVADPASLRARAGLEACWAPGGHEIASEQLPLPVSTTALPPSALVATGGPALRVEESTARIQIVGTNFTAVFDRTAGTFTSLAFDGREMLAPPSPAENELPPGPLPQAWRAPTDNDRGFGQWLARDWTRAGLDRPRISTGPATIERVDASAVRIRVSTTLHAAEGAVAQDAVWTVHGDGAIDLEATFTPGGSLPPLARLGIVARLAGDLRETTWYGRGPHENYSDRKRSADMGVWTSTVDAAYVPYPRPQETGNREDTRWIVLEDSAGRGLLVASAGTPVSFSALRFTAQDLAASTHAHLLKPRDEVVLSIDAAHMGLGNSSCGPGVLVRYAVPMQPHTLRLRIEPWTGGDASHAASRARAAAQ; from the coding sequence ATGAGCGCTCTTGACCTCGCCCCGCGTCGTTTGCCGTCCCTTCGCGCGAGCCTCTCGCCCTCGGTCTTCGCACACGCGCTCGCCGTCGCGAGCCTCGTGTATCCAACCGGTGCATACGCGACACCGCCCGACTGGGAGAACGAACAAGTCTTCCAGATCGGCCGCGAGCCGGCTCGCGCCACCTTCGTCCCCTTCGACACGACGGAGAACGCCCTGCGCGGCGACCGCACGCGCTCGCCATGGTTTCTCTCCCTCGACGGCACGTGGAAATTCCACTGGGTGCCCGCTCCCGAAGCGCGCCCGCTCGACTTCCACGCCCCCGAGTTCGACGACTCCTCGTGGGCCGACATCCCCGTCCCTTCCAACTGGGAGATGCACGGCTACGGCACGCCCATCTACATCAGCGCCGGTTTTCCGTTCAAAATCGATCCGCCGCGCGTGACGGCCACGCCACCAGAGGACTGGACCGCGTTTCATGAAAGAAATCCGGTCGGCTCCTACCGTCGCACGTTCGACGTCCCCGCATCGTGGGACGGGCGTCGCACCTACCTGCACTTCGCCGGCGTGCAGAGCGCGTTCTACGTGTGGGTCAACGGCACGCGCGTCGGCTACTCGCAGGGCAGCATGGAACCCGCCGAGTTCGACGTCACCGAGTGGGTCCGACCCGGTCGCAACCACGTCGCCGTCGAGGTCTACCGCTGGTGCGACGGCAGCTACCTCGAGGATCAGGACATGTGGAGATTCAGCGGCATCTTCCGCGAGGTCTTTCTCTACTCGACCGCAGCGGTCCGCATCGCGGACTTCGCCGTCCGCACCGAACTCGACGCCGACTACCGCGACGCCGTCCTCCAGATCAAACCCGAGCTCGCCGCCTACGACGGATCGGACCTCGCCGGCTGGTCGCTCCAGGCGCAGTTGCACGACGCCACCGGAGTTCCCGTATTCGATTCTCCACTACGCCAGGACGCCGAGCCCGTGCTCAATCGCGACCGGCGTGCCGCCGTCATGAACGACCGCGTGCCCCAGCGCGGCCCGGCGAAGTTCGCGTGGATGGAAGGCGCCGTGACCGCCCCCGCGAAATGGACCGCAGAGACGCCGCACCTCTACACGCTCGTGCTCACCCTCCACGATCCCGCCGGCGCGCTCGTCGAAGCCGTGCGCACGCGCGTCGGATTCCGGGAACTGGAGATCCGGGAAGGACGCTTCCTCGTCAACGGCCGCCCCGTGCGCCTGCGCGGAGTCAACCGTCACGAGCACGACCCCGCCACCGCGCACGCGCTCTCGCTCGAGCGCATGGTCGAAGACATTCGCCTCATGAAGCAGGCCAACATCAACGCCGTCCGCACCGCGCACTACCCCAACGACACGCGCTGGTACGACCTCTGCGACGAGTACGGCCTCTACGTCATGGACGAGGCCGACATCGAATCCCACGGCATCCGCGGCGAACTCGCGAGCGACCCACGCTGGCACGCACAGTTCCTCGACCGCATCGTCCGCATGGCCGAGCGCGACAAGAACCATCCCTCCGTCGTCTTCTGGTCGCTCGGCAACGAAGCCGGATGGGGTCCCAACTTCGCCGCCGCGTCGGCGTGGTTGAAGGAGTTCGATCCCACTCGACCGGTCCACTACGAAGGCGCCCAAGGCACCCCACGCGACCCGCTCGGCGTCGACGTGATCAGCCGCTTCTATCCCCGCGTGCTGCAGGACTACCTCAACCCCGGTATCCCCGAAGGATCGATCGAGGAACGCGCCGAAAACGCCCGCTGGGAACGCCTCCTCCATCACACCATGATCGCGGGCGAGACGCGCCCGGTGATGACGAGCGAATACGCCCACGCCATGGGCAACGCCATCGGCAACCTTCAGGAGTACTGGGACGAGATCTACTGGCACCCGCACATGCTCGGCGGCTTCATTTGGGACTGGGTCGACCAAGCCCTCTACCGCACCGCGCCCGACGGCACGCGCTGGTTCGCCTACGGAGGCGACTTCGGGGACAAACCAAACAGCCGCGCCTTCGCCCTCAACGGTGTTGTCTTCGCCGACCGCACGCTCCCTCCGAAGTATTGGGAGGTGAAGAAGGTCTACCAACCCGCCTACATCGAATGGCGCCGCGCCCAACCCGGCGAGGTCGTGATCCGCATCACCAACCGCAACCACCATCTCGATCTCTCTGCATTCGACGTGCGCTGGTCCGTCACCAGCGACGGACGCGTGTTGCAGCAAGGCACGCTGCCCGCGATCGAAGGTGCCCCGGACAAGGCCGTGGAAGTCTCCCTCCCCGTAGCCGCGATCGCCGATCCGATCGTCGGCGCCGATTACTGGCTGCGCGTCAGCCTGCACAAACGCGACTCGCTCGTCGCCGACCCCGCGTCTCTCCGCGCGCGCGCCGGCCTCGAGGCATGCTGGGCGCCCGGCGGTCACGAGATCGCCTCCGAACAACTTCCGCTCCCCGTCTCCACCACCGCACTTCCCCCGTCCGCCCTCGTTGCGACCGGCGGCCCGGCCCTGCGCGTCGAGGAGTCGACCGCGCGTATCCAGATCGTGGGCACGAACTTCACCGCCGTGTTCGATCGCACCGCGGGAACGTTCACCTCGCTCGCCTTCGACGGCCGCGAGATGTTGGCTCCGCCGAGCCCGGCCGAAAACGAACTCCCCCCCGGCCCCTTACCGCAAGCGTGGCGCGCACCGACCGACAACGACCGCGGCTTCGGCCAATGGCTCGCCCGCGACTGGACCCGAGCCGGCCTCGATCGCCCACGTATCTCGACGGGTCCGGCCACGATCGAACGCGTCGACGCCTCGGCCGTGCGTATCCGTGTTTCCACGACACTCCACGCCGCCGAGGGCGCGGTCGCGCAAGACGCGGTTTGGACCGTGCACGGCGACGGTGCGATCGACCTCGAAGCCACGTTCACTCCCGGAGGCTCGTTGCCGCCGCTCGCGCGTCTCGGCATCGTCGCGCGCCTCGCAGGGGACCTGCGCGAGACCACGTGGTACGGCCGCGGCCCCCACGAGAACTACTCCGACCGCAAACGCAGTGCCGACATGGGCGTGTGGACATCGACCGTCGACGCCGCCTACGTCCCCTACCCGCGCCCGCAGGAAACCGGCAACCGCGAGGACACGCGCTGGATCGTGCTGGAAGATTCGGCAGGTCGCGGCCTCCTCGTCGCCTCCGCAGGCACACCGGTCTCGTTCTCCGCCCTCCGTTTCACCGCGCAAGATCTCGCTGCGTCGACCCACGCCCACCTCCTGAAGCCGCGCGACGAAGTCGTGCTTTCTATCGACGCCGCACACATGGGCTTGGGCAACAGCAGTTGCGGACCGGGAGTACTCGTGCGCTACGCAGTGCCCATGCAGCCGCACACGTTGCGTCTTCGGATCGAGCCGTGGACCGGTGGCGACGCGAGCCATGCCGCCTCCCGCGCGCGGGCCGCGGCCCAGTAA
- a CDS encoding glycoside hydrolase 43 family protein: MSFPSFRSKSKAPVHPFGRLLWLASVCAWFAAGASIAGEPARSSVWVSDNGDGTYTNPVLYADYSDPDVVRVGGDFYMTASSFNCVPGLPILHSKDLVNWDLVGYALDRNRPEEHFRVPRHAQGVWAPSFRHHEGEFYIYWGDPDFGIYMVKAADPRGPWEPPVLVKEGRGAGLIDPCPLWDDDGRAYLVHGIAGSRAGIKSVLFLQEMTPDGTSVIGEPVLVFDGHDAHPTVEGPKFYKRGDTYYILAPAGGVTHGWQLALRSKDVLGPYEEKIVMHRGSTDINGPHQGGLLELASGESWFVHFQDLGPYGRVIHLNPVNWTDGWPVMGIDADGDGTGDPVRTHRKPDVGGVFPIVAPPESDEFDGARLGLQWQWHANPLPFWAVPNPARGKLRLYAAQLPEKLVSYWDVPHLLLQKFPAPAFTATTRFTFAPRLEGESTGLIVMGRDYARLSVTRTPAGLEIAQAIARNADRGGVEEVHGRRATQGTEFWFRVRVEADASTRFSYSTDGENFTSIGEPFTARQGGWIGAKVGLFCSRSTWSNDSGWADFDWFRITP, encoded by the coding sequence ATGTCTTTTCCCTCGTTCCGTTCGAAATCGAAGGCGCCCGTGCACCCCTTCGGACGTCTGCTATGGCTCGCGAGTGTATGCGCGTGGTTTGCCGCCGGCGCTTCCATCGCCGGCGAACCCGCGCGCTCTTCCGTGTGGGTCTCCGACAACGGCGACGGCACCTACACGAACCCCGTGTTGTACGCCGACTACTCGGACCCGGATGTCGTGCGTGTGGGCGGCGACTTCTACATGACGGCCTCGAGTTTCAACTGCGTGCCCGGGCTCCCGATTCTGCACTCCAAAGACCTCGTGAATTGGGACCTCGTGGGCTACGCGCTCGACCGCAATCGACCCGAGGAACACTTCCGCGTGCCGCGGCACGCGCAGGGGGTTTGGGCGCCTTCGTTTCGTCACCACGAGGGTGAGTTCTACATCTACTGGGGCGATCCGGACTTCGGCATCTACATGGTCAAGGCCGCCGATCCGCGCGGTCCTTGGGAACCACCCGTGCTCGTGAAAGAGGGGCGCGGCGCGGGGTTGATCGATCCGTGCCCGTTGTGGGACGACGATGGTCGCGCGTATCTCGTGCACGGCATCGCGGGCAGTCGCGCAGGGATCAAGAGCGTGCTCTTCCTGCAGGAGATGACCCCCGACGGCACCTCCGTGATCGGCGAACCCGTGCTCGTGTTCGACGGGCACGACGCGCATCCCACGGTGGAAGGGCCGAAGTTCTACAAGCGTGGCGACACCTACTACATCCTCGCGCCGGCCGGCGGCGTGACGCACGGCTGGCAACTCGCGCTACGCTCGAAAGACGTGCTCGGCCCGTACGAGGAGAAGATCGTGATGCACCGTGGTTCGACCGACATCAACGGTCCGCACCAAGGCGGGCTCCTCGAACTCGCGTCGGGCGAGTCGTGGTTCGTCCACTTCCAGGACCTCGGACCGTACGGGCGCGTCATCCATCTCAACCCGGTGAACTGGACCGACGGTTGGCCGGTGATGGGCATCGATGCGGACGGCGACGGTACCGGCGACCCCGTCCGCACCCACCGCAAGCCCGACGTCGGCGGCGTCTTTCCGATCGTCGCTCCGCCCGAGTCGGACGAGTTCGACGGCGCGCGGCTCGGCTTGCAGTGGCAGTGGCACGCCAACCCGCTGCCGTTCTGGGCCGTGCCGAATCCCGCTCGCGGCAAGCTCCGCCTCTACGCCGCCCAATTGCCCGAGAAACTCGTCAGCTATTGGGACGTGCCGCATCTGCTTCTGCAGAAGTTTCCCGCTCCCGCGTTCACGGCTACGACGCGATTCACGTTCGCGCCTCGGCTCGAAGGAGAATCGACCGGCCTGATCGTGATGGGGCGCGACTACGCCCGCCTCTCCGTCACGCGTACGCCCGCGGGACTCGAAATCGCGCAAGCCATCGCCCGCAACGCCGACCGGGGCGGCGTCGAAGAGGTGCACGGTCGGCGAGCGACGCAAGGTACCGAATTCTGGTTTCGCGTGCGCGTGGAGGCGGACGCGAGCACGCGTTTCAGCTACAGCACGGACGGAGAAAACTTCACTTCGATCGGCGAACCCTTCACTGCGCGCCAAGGTGGCTGGATCGGCGCGAAAGTCGGTCTCTTCTGCTCCCGCTCGACGTGGTCCAACGACTCGGGCTGGGCCGACTTCGACTGGTTCCGCATCACACCCTGA
- a CDS encoding sugar ABC transporter ATP-binding protein yields MTTTSDIVLEAVGIEKSFPGVRALAGVDLRVRAGRLLALLGENGAGKSTLMNVLSGVFPPDAGRIRFEGRDVEFGDPRASQACGIGIVHQELNLVPWLSVAENVFLGREPRTRFGLIDFERLHADTRELLARLDLKGAPEALVADLRVGQQQLVEIVRALSEDARVLVLDEPTSSLSAHEVDVLFGVVSDLKHAGVGIVYITHKFEELEHICDDVVVMRDGRVVGESLYRDLTRDAIVRLMAGREAKEGFQRVCVATDAELLRAEEISLPGDGIGRARVVDDVSLVLRRGEVLGVFGLVGAGRTELLETLFGAHGGRAQGRLFVDGRAVSFSSPADAIAAGIGFAPEDRKRDGLVLSMGVAANASLASLERTLRFGFVDTYRETGYVSPYIERFRVKTPSLDQRIGALSGGNQQKVILAKWLATDPRVLLLDEPTRGIDVNAKREIYAFIDELARSGLGLVVVSSELPEVLALADRVMVMCEGRKTAEFPRAEATPERVLAAALPDRAPALAS; encoded by the coding sequence GTGACGACGACCTCCGACATCGTCCTCGAGGCCGTCGGGATCGAGAAGTCGTTTCCGGGCGTGCGCGCGCTCGCCGGGGTGGACCTGCGTGTGCGTGCCGGTCGGCTCTTGGCTCTGTTGGGTGAGAACGGAGCGGGCAAATCGACGTTGATGAACGTCCTCTCCGGCGTCTTCCCGCCCGACGCGGGTAGGATCCGGTTCGAGGGGCGTGACGTCGAGTTCGGCGATCCACGCGCCTCGCAGGCGTGCGGCATCGGGATCGTTCACCAAGAGCTCAATCTGGTGCCGTGGCTTTCGGTGGCGGAGAACGTCTTTCTCGGTCGAGAGCCGCGCACGCGGTTCGGGCTGATCGACTTCGAACGGCTGCACGCGGACACGCGCGAGTTGCTGGCGCGCCTCGATCTGAAGGGCGCGCCCGAAGCACTCGTCGCGGACCTGCGCGTCGGTCAGCAGCAGCTGGTGGAGATCGTCCGTGCCCTTTCCGAGGACGCACGCGTGCTCGTGCTCGACGAGCCCACGTCGTCGCTCTCCGCGCACGAGGTCGATGTCTTGTTCGGCGTCGTCTCCGACCTGAAGCACGCCGGCGTCGGCATCGTCTACATCACGCACAAGTTCGAGGAGCTGGAACACATCTGCGACGACGTCGTCGTCATGCGCGACGGACGCGTCGTCGGGGAATCGCTCTACCGCGACCTCACACGCGACGCCATCGTGAGGCTCATGGCCGGACGCGAAGCGAAGGAGGGATTCCAGCGCGTTTGCGTGGCCACGGACGCGGAGCTCTTGCGTGCCGAGGAGATCTCGCTGCCGGGCGACGGCATCGGGCGTGCGCGGGTGGTCGACGACGTGTCGCTCGTGCTGCGCCGCGGCGAGGTGCTGGGCGTCTTCGGTCTCGTCGGCGCGGGGCGCACGGAGTTGTTGGAGACGCTGTTCGGTGCGCACGGCGGACGTGCGCAGGGACGGCTCTTCGTCGATGGGCGCGCGGTGTCGTTCTCCTCGCCCGCCGACGCCATTGCGGCCGGCATCGGTTTTGCGCCCGAGGATCGCAAGCGCGACGGGCTGGTGCTCTCGATGGGCGTCGCCGCAAACGCCAGTCTCGCCAGCCTCGAGCGTACGCTGCGCTTCGGCTTCGTCGACACGTATCGAGAAACTGGATACGTGTCGCCCTACATCGAGCGTTTCCGCGTGAAGACGCCCTCGCTCGACCAACGCATCGGCGCGCTCTCGGGCGGAAACCAGCAGAAGGTCATCTTGGCCAAATGGCTCGCGACCGATCCGCGCGTCCTCCTGCTCGACGAGCCGACGCGCGGCATCGACGTCAACGCCAAGCGGGAGATCTACGCCTTCATCGACGAGCTGGCCCGTTCCGGTCTCGGACTCGTCGTCGTGTCCTCCGAATTACCCGAAGTCCTCGCGCTCGCCGATCGCGTGATGGTGATGTGCGAAGGGCGCAAGACCGCCGAATTCCCCCGCGCCGAGGCCACGCCCGAACGGGTGCTGGCCGCCGCGCTGCCGGACCGTGCGCCGGCGCTCGCTTCCTGA
- a CDS encoding helix-turn-helix domain-containing protein: MHSHGPLNIPLPMPMISFDPNRPDFAPYGLSCVRWSPSPMRRPDHHNEIELNLLHSGWVTYLLGGRKVRIRAGQMSAFWAAIPHQIIDFGDEPDYFVATIPFAWFLQCKLPERFVQPLLHGEVMAEPDETRARFDYDLFGQWERDLRDTREEIKRVVLLEMEARLVRLALALPNKEPSSARSRRRNPVLNDGGLNKVEQMACLIAQRYLEKLTVEEIGRSVGLHPNYAMSLFQRTFGTTLVEYLTHHRVSHAQRLLATGDEKIVDVAFESGFSSISRFNEAFRRACGCSPREYRKQHRIDD; encoded by the coding sequence ATGCATTCACACGGTCCGCTGAATATTCCCCTCCCCATGCCCATGATTTCCTTCGACCCGAATAGACCCGACTTCGCGCCCTACGGGTTGAGCTGCGTGCGTTGGAGCCCGTCGCCCATGCGGCGCCCCGATCACCACAACGAGATCGAACTCAACCTCCTGCACTCCGGCTGGGTCACCTACTTGCTCGGCGGCCGCAAGGTCCGCATCCGCGCCGGACAGATGAGCGCGTTCTGGGCCGCGATCCCGCACCAGATCATCGATTTCGGAGACGAACCGGACTACTTCGTCGCGACCATCCCGTTCGCTTGGTTCCTCCAATGCAAACTCCCCGAGCGCTTCGTGCAGCCTTTGCTTCACGGCGAAGTCATGGCCGAACCCGACGAAACGCGCGCGCGCTTCGACTACGACCTCTTCGGTCAATGGGAACGCGACCTGCGCGACACGCGCGAAGAGATCAAGCGCGTCGTTCTCCTCGAAATGGAGGCCCGTCTCGTGCGCCTCGCGCTCGCGCTCCCGAACAAGGAACCCTCTTCCGCGCGCTCCCGCCGCCGCAATCCCGTGCTCAACGATGGTGGCCTCAACAAGGTCGAGCAGATGGCCTGCCTCATCGCTCAGCGTTACCTCGAAAAGCTCACGGTCGAAGAGATCGGACGCTCGGTCGGCCTGCACCCGAACTACGCGATGAGCCTGTTTCAACGCACGTTCGGCACCACGCTGGTCGAGTACCTCACCCACCACCGCGTCTCGCACGCGCAACGCCTGCTCGCGACCGGCGACGAGAAGATCGTGGACGTCGCCTTCGAGTCCGGCTTCAGCTCGATCAGCCGCTTCAACGAAGCGTTTCGCCGCGCCTGCGGCTGCTCGCCGCGCGAATACCGCAAGCAGCACCGCATCGACGACTGA
- a CDS encoding glycoside hydrolase family 28 protein — MNARLLRLAAIAALVGSCAHASLAASTRDYFAPVPESVYAGVHFDMPRVAPPSIPSLSVSITEFGAVGDGAFLNTQAFERAIAHVAERGGGRVVVQRGIWLTGPIVLRSRIQLHTESGALVQFSGDHTLYPLVETHFEGLSALRCQSPLSAEGAHDIAITGEGVFDGHGQSWRPVKRLKTTDLQWQALVDSGGVLDAAGETWWPSAGALEGAQGGFNPRRPSRSREDFERVREFLRPVMVSLRECRNVLLDGPTFQNSPAWNIHPFSCENLIVRHVTVLNPWYSQNGDGIDVDSCRNVVIHASRFDVGDDAMCLKSGKDAEGRALGRPTEKIVVRDNIVYRGHGGFIVGSEMSGGVRDVYVADLLFVGTNVGIRFKSNRGRGGVVENILIENIDMVNIPTEPIRFNLFYSGAAPTANQNIEIVDPAAFLGRFPAVSEETPSFRDITIRDVVCRGAGAAMWIQGLPEMPVKNIRFENVSITATRGARLTDVEGFRFDGVHVECSEGVPLHLENARDVVWVGSSLRSVSAVSATPLTVRIQGPLTERVDLRGLAAPGAEIATSLGPNVAPEHVRLPGG; from the coding sequence ATGAATGCACGTCTCCTCCGTCTGGCCGCGATCGCGGCGCTCGTCGGCTCTTGCGCGCACGCGTCCCTTGCCGCTTCGACGCGCGACTACTTCGCGCCTGTGCCCGAGTCCGTTTACGCGGGCGTCCACTTCGACATGCCGCGCGTCGCGCCGCCGAGCATCCCGTCGCTGTCGGTCTCGATCACCGAGTTCGGCGCGGTGGGCGACGGTGCGTTTCTCAACACGCAGGCCTTCGAGCGCGCCATCGCGCACGTCGCCGAGCGAGGCGGCGGGCGGGTCGTGGTGCAGCGAGGCATCTGGCTCACCGGACCGATCGTGTTGCGCAGCCGCATCCAACTGCACACCGAGTCGGGCGCGCTCGTGCAGTTCAGCGGCGACCACACGCTCTATCCGCTCGTGGAGACGCATTTCGAGGGGCTGAGCGCGCTGCGTTGTCAGTCGCCCCTCTCCGCCGAAGGTGCGCACGACATCGCGATCACGGGCGAAGGCGTGTTCGACGGCCATGGGCAGAGTTGGCGGCCCGTGAAGCGCCTCAAGACGACCGACCTGCAATGGCAGGCGCTCGTCGATTCCGGGGGTGTGCTCGATGCGGCCGGCGAGACGTGGTGGCCCAGCGCGGGTGCGCTCGAGGGCGCGCAGGGTGGTTTCAACCCGCGACGTCCGTCGCGCAGCCGCGAAGACTTCGAACGGGTGCGCGAGTTTCTCCGGCCGGTCATGGTCAGCCTGCGCGAGTGTCGCAACGTGTTGCTCGACGGCCCCACGTTTCAGAATTCGCCCGCGTGGAACATCCACCCGTTCTCCTGCGAGAATCTGATCGTGCGGCACGTCACGGTCCTCAATCCGTGGTATTCACAAAACGGAGACGGCATCGACGTCGACTCCTGTCGCAACGTCGTGATCCACGCCTCGCGCTTCGACGTGGGCGACGACGCGATGTGCCTCAAGTCCGGCAAGGACGCCGAAGGTCGTGCCCTCGGCCGGCCGACGGAGAAGATCGTGGTGCGCGACAACATCGTCTACCGCGGCCACGGCGGCTTCATCGTCGGCAGCGAGATGTCGGGTGGCGTGCGCGACGTCTACGTGGCCGACCTGCTCTTCGTCGGCACCAACGTCGGCATCCGTTTCAAGAGCAACCGCGGTCGCGGCGGCGTGGTGGAGAACATCCTGATCGAGAACATCGACATGGTGAACATCCCCACCGAGCCGATCCGCTTCAACCTCTTCTATTCCGGGGCCGCACCCACGGCGAATCAGAACATCGAGATCGTGGACCCGGCTGCGTTTCTCGGACGGTTTCCCGCCGTGTCGGAAGAGACGCCGTCGTTTCGCGACATCACCATCCGCGACGTCGTCTGTCGCGGAGCGGGCGCAGCGATGTGGATCCAAGGCCTGCCGGAAATGCCGGTGAAGAACATCCGTTTCGAGAACGTGTCCATCACCGCGACGCGAGGTGCGCGCTTGACCGATGTGGAGGGTTTCCGGTTCGACGGTGTCCACGTCGAGTGCTCGGAGGGGGTGCCGCTACATCTGGAAAACGCGCGCGACGTCGTCTGGGTCGGTAGTTCCCTGCGCAGCGTTTCCGCCGTTTCCGCGACGCCGCTCACCGTCCGCATCCAAGGTCCGCTCACGGAAAGAGTCGATCTGCGCGGTCTCGCTGCGCCCGGTGCGGAGATCGCGACGAGCCTCGGGCCCAACGTCGCTCCCGAACACGTGCGGCTGCCGGGCGGTTGA
- a CDS encoding D-ribose ABC transporter substrate-binding protein, with product MNTRLFSQLASSCGRLLLLLCGSASALLFSACKPSDPAVAASGAPAPNSTRVAVVVSTLNNPWFVVLAETARDRAKELGYEAVIFDSQNDPAKESQHFDNLVAAGYGAVLFNCTDAEGSIANVRRAKAAGIPVFCMDREILANDAATSQILSDNYSGCVALGEYFVEQVGEKGTYIELLGIVADTNTWNRSKGFHSVVDRFPGLKMVAQQSADFDRSRALEVLEALLQSHPDIDAVFCGNDAMAMGAYQALLAAGKADRVKVFGFDGADDVVRAIAEGKITATVMQFPKVMAQTAAENADRYFKGQRDFPQRVPVTVELVTKDNVHRFGDYGRKP from the coding sequence ATGAATACACGCCTCTTCTCCCAGCTCGCTTCATCGTGCGGTCGGCTGCTGCTTCTGCTGTGCGGCTCGGCGAGCGCGCTGTTGTTTTCCGCCTGCAAACCGTCCGACCCCGCGGTCGCCGCATCCGGCGCTCCCGCGCCGAACTCCACGCGCGTGGCGGTCGTGGTGTCGACGTTGAACAACCCGTGGTTCGTCGTGCTCGCCGAGACGGCGCGCGATCGAGCGAAGGAACTCGGTTACGAGGCCGTGATCTTCGATTCTCAAAACGATCCGGCGAAGGAGTCGCAGCACTTCGACAACCTCGTGGCCGCAGGTTACGGAGCGGTGTTGTTCAACTGCACCGATGCCGAGGGCTCGATCGCCAACGTCCGCCGAGCGAAAGCGGCCGGCATCCCGGTTTTCTGCATGGATCGCGAGATTCTCGCCAACGACGCCGCGACTTCGCAGATCCTCTCCGACAACTATTCGGGTTGCGTCGCGCTCGGCGAATACTTCGTCGAACAGGTCGGGGAGAAGGGCACGTACATCGAACTGCTCGGGATCGTGGCCGACACCAACACGTGGAATCGCTCGAAGGGGTTCCACAGTGTGGTCGATCGCTTCCCGGGGTTGAAGATGGTGGCGCAACAGAGCGCCGACTTCGACCGCAGCCGCGCGCTCGAGGTGCTGGAGGCGTTGCTGCAATCGCATCCCGACATCGACGCGGTCTTCTGCGGCAACGACGCGATGGCGATGGGGGCGTACCAGGCCCTCCTCGCCGCCGGCAAGGCGGACCGCGTCAAGGTCTTCGGCTTCGACGGCGCGGACGACGTGGTGCGTGCGATCGCCGAAGGGAAGATCACCGCCACGGTCATGCAGTTTCCGAAAGTGATGGCGCAGACCGCGGCGGAAAACGCCGACCGTTACTTCAAGGGACAGCGCGACTTCCCGCAGCGCGTGCCGGTGACCGTCGAACTGGTCACCAAAGACAACGTCCACCGCTTCGGCGACTACGGACGCAAACCTTGA